In one Spirosoma rigui genomic region, the following are encoded:
- a CDS encoding dihydrofolate reductase family protein yields MRKLSLYIATSLDGFIARSDGRVDWLDAVPNADQLDYGYGAFIASIDTTLMGNTTYQTVLDFGGEFPYQDQTNYVFSRSAQANAPYVQHVSEDPANFVRQLKQTDGRGIWLVGGGQLNTVLLNAGLIDELIITVAPIILGTGIPLFGPTPIETACVRTRTESFETGFVQSTYRLGQTQSTN; encoded by the coding sequence ATGCGCAAACTCAGCCTTTACATTGCCACGTCGCTGGATGGGTTCATTGCCCGGTCCGATGGCCGCGTCGACTGGCTCGACGCTGTGCCCAATGCCGATCAGCTCGATTATGGCTACGGTGCGTTCATAGCGTCGATCGACACGACCCTTATGGGAAACACTACGTATCAGACGGTGCTGGATTTCGGCGGTGAATTTCCCTATCAGGACCAGACCAACTACGTATTCAGCCGGTCGGCGCAGGCCAATGCACCCTATGTGCAGCACGTTTCCGAAGACCCGGCGAATTTCGTCCGGCAGTTGAAGCAGACCGACGGCCGGGGTATCTGGCTGGTGGGGGGTGGTCAGTTAAATACCGTCCTGCTCAATGCCGGGTTGATCGATGAGCTGATCATTACCGTAGCGCCAATTATCCTGGGTACCGGCATCCCCCTGTTCGGCCCTACCCCCATCGAGACAGCCTGCGTACGAACCAGGACCGAGTCGTTCGAGACGGGATTTGTCCAGTCGACGTATCGGCTGGGACAGACTCAGTCGACAAACTGA
- a CDS encoding Nif3-like dinuclear metal center hexameric protein, which produces MHNSPLLLTNLVNFLARTFAVDRYPAHEQGGVHHPSNRPVQRLGLAVEPFPDLANWIADNQLDALWLHRPWKLDLATLPPDMGVVYNHLPFDEHLTMGYNRPLASLLGATGTPEPLGFKQATHDTGEPLPQRAIGMILDAEPQPVDDWLGQLETHFGGYDRFEAGRQTTAGRIAVVGAMNDTLVREAAERGAGLYLTGQYRPSAQTAVDETGIAILALGHHRTEVWGVCALADLLREEWPGVEFVTRASCPL; this is translated from the coding sequence ATGCACAATTCACCTCTTCTACTCACGAATCTGGTCAATTTCTTAGCCCGTACATTCGCCGTCGACCGCTACCCGGCCCATGAGCAGGGGGGCGTTCATCACCCGTCCAATCGACCCGTTCAGCGGCTAGGGCTGGCCGTAGAGCCGTTTCCTGACCTGGCAAACTGGATTGCCGACAACCAGCTTGACGCGCTTTGGCTGCATCGCCCCTGGAAACTGGATCTGGCTACGCTGCCGCCGGATATGGGAGTAGTCTATAATCACCTGCCCTTCGATGAGCACCTGACGATGGGTTACAATCGCCCCCTGGCCAGCCTGTTGGGCGCGACCGGTACGCCCGAACCGCTCGGCTTCAAGCAGGCCACCCATGACACCGGTGAACCTTTACCCCAGCGGGCTATTGGTATGATTCTCGATGCCGAGCCACAGCCTGTAGACGATTGGCTTGGTCAACTCGAAACTCATTTCGGGGGCTATGACCGGTTCGAAGCGGGTCGACAAACCACCGCGGGCCGGATTGCGGTGGTGGGAGCCATGAACGACACGCTTGTCCGGGAAGCCGCCGAGCGGGGGGCTGGCCTGTACCTGACGGGGCAATACCGCCCCTCGGCACAGACCGCAGTGGATGAAACCGGCATAGCCATACTCGCGCTGGGTCACCACCGGACCGAGGTGTGGGGCGTCTGCGCATTGGCCGACCTGCTACGTGAGGAATGGCCTGGGGTGGAATTTGTAACGCGGGCATCCTGTCCGCTGTGA